One part of the Actinotignum schaalii genome encodes these proteins:
- the frr gene encoding ribosome recycling factor, translating into MIEEALREAREKMGKTIEATSEEFSHIRSGRASAGMFNPILVDYYGTLTPLQQLATITIPEPRTVMITPFDPGAKQGIDKALRESDLGVNPSDDGNVLRVNLPALTEERRKDYVKLARTRAEDGRVSIRAVRRKAKDTLEAIQKDGEAGEDEVKRAEDELEKLTKSFVEQIDKLLEGKEKDLLEI; encoded by the coding sequence ATGATTGAAGAAGCTTTGCGCGAAGCCCGCGAAAAGATGGGCAAAACTATTGAAGCAACCAGCGAAGAATTTTCGCATATTCGCTCCGGGCGGGCCAGCGCCGGGATGTTCAACCCGATTCTGGTGGACTACTACGGCACCCTCACGCCGCTCCAGCAGCTGGCCACCATCACCATTCCCGAACCGCGCACCGTGATGATCACGCCCTTCGATCCGGGCGCCAAGCAGGGCATCGACAAGGCACTGCGCGAATCTGACCTGGGTGTCAATCCTTCCGATGACGGCAATGTGCTGCGCGTGAACCTCCCGGCCCTGACCGAGGAACGCCGCAAGGACTACGTCAAGCTGGCCCGTACCCGCGCTGAAGATGGGCGCGTGTCCATCCGCGCGGTGCGTCGCAAGGCGAAGGACACCCTCGAAGCTATTCAAAAAGATGGCGAGGCCGGGGAAGATGAAGTCAAGCGCGCCGAAGACGAACTGGAAAAGCTGACGAAGAGCTTCGTGGAGCAGATCGATAAGCTCCTCGAAGGCAAGGAAAAGGACCTGCTCGAAATCTAA
- a CDS encoding phosphatidate cytidylyltransferase, with protein sequence MSRPSLRSMLAPRPPQPPRPTSSRAGRNLKAAVPTALILLALVALSVLWRIELFVVLVVVALSFAVWEAAGAFLARRIRLPLTMLLAGNIAILALAWWRGLGAAVLAFGVTVVACAVWLGIRDRAQAQVSDAACAVFVSLWISVLGSFAVALCQLDSPAWMVAALILLPVANDTGGWAAGVLFGRHPLAPRISPKKTWEGLAGSVLACLVVALLLATVVLGHGVWWALAIGMAAVVCCTAGDLLESRLKRWLGVKDMGAIFPGHGGMLDRIDSILLWAPFCYLFFAAAQGVL encoded by the coding sequence ATGTCGCGCCCCTCGTTGCGGAGCATGCTCGCTCCGCGTCCCCCGCAACCGCCGCGCCCCACCTCCTCGCGGGCCGGCCGTAATCTCAAAGCCGCCGTCCCCACCGCGCTGATTCTGCTGGCGCTGGTGGCGCTCAGTGTTCTCTGGCGCATCGAGCTTTTTGTGGTGCTCGTGGTGGTGGCGCTCAGCTTCGCTGTATGGGAGGCCGCGGGCGCGTTTCTCGCGCGCCGTATTCGACTCCCGCTCACGATGCTGCTGGCCGGGAATATCGCGATACTGGCGCTTGCCTGGTGGCGCGGACTCGGCGCTGCTGTGCTGGCTTTCGGGGTGACGGTGGTGGCCTGCGCCGTGTGGCTGGGGATACGCGACCGGGCGCAGGCACAGGTGAGCGACGCCGCCTGCGCAGTTTTCGTTTCCCTGTGGATTAGCGTGCTGGGGAGTTTCGCGGTAGCGCTGTGCCAGCTTGATTCCCCAGCGTGGATGGTGGCAGCGCTCATCCTCCTGCCCGTTGCGAATGACACGGGGGGCTGGGCCGCCGGGGTACTTTTCGGGCGCCATCCGCTCGCCCCGCGCATTTCCCCGAAGAAAACCTGGGAGGGGCTGGCCGGCTCGGTTCTGGCCTGCCTGGTGGTGGCGCTGCTTCTTGCCACGGTGGTCCTGGGGCATGGCGTGTGGTGGGCGCTGGCCATTGGTATGGCGGCGGTGGTGTGCTGCACCGCCGGTGATCTGCTTGAATCACGCCTCAAGCGCTGGCTCGGTGTCAAAGATATGGGAGCAATTTTCCCCGGGCACGGCGGCATGCTGGATCGCATCGATTCCATCCTGCTCTGGGCGCCGTTCTGCTACCTCTTCTTCGCTGCGGCGCAAGGGGTGCTCTGA